The Vigna angularis cultivar LongXiaoDou No.4 chromosome 6, ASM1680809v1, whole genome shotgun sequence genome contains the following window.
TCCTAAGCTTACTCTACCATCCAAGAAGGAACTACCTTTTAAGATTATTTGACAAGAACGCGGTATTTGATTGATACAGTATTATTATACGAATTGTATAACTCATCCAAAGCAAGAAAAGCATGTGGTAGCTTGCATCCAAAACAATAggaaagaaagatgaagagCACATTCTACATAGATACAATACATACATTCATATAACCCTTCGTCGATGAATACATATCCAATCCAACATAAACAAAAAGTTACCATAGGCGAGTTCAAGAGAAACTATTGTAGGAAGTAACCACCCAAAAAGAGAGCGAAGAAGAGCAACAAAGTGCCGTATATAAGGATGGTCTTCTGACCCGAGGTCAGGGAATTTCCCCCGAGTCCGTATTGTTGGTTCTGCGCAAACCCTGCGATCTGAACGCTCTTGCTCTCGAAGAAACTCTGTGCGGCTCCGCACGTGGGACACCGCCAATCGTCTGGAAGCTTCTCGAACTGGAACCCCGGGGCAATCGGATACGAAGGATCGCCCACCGCCTCGTCGTATTTATAACCGCACGACCGGCACTCGTAGATGCCAGTGTTCAGAACCGCGAATTTCTCCTCCAGCCGCCGCGGGTCCAAGTTCTCCGCCGCTGGCTCCGGCGTTGGCGTTGGCGTTGGCGTTGGCGTGGACGTGGGCGTGGTGTCTTCCTTTGAGACGTCGATGGAGTTGACGGTGAGATTTCGGGGTTTGGcaaagagagaaggaagagaatgaGGTTTGAATTTGGGTTTGGGTTTGAGAGAGAAGGTTGAGAAGTTGAGAGAGAAAGGTGACGGTGGAGTAAAGCTAGCCATTGTTAGTTGAAAGATAGAGCCAGCCGTGAGTGACGGTTGGTTCTTCTGTGGAGGAGAAGACGAGAATAACCATAGTATATGCCCTTCCTCTTGGATAAGGTAtgcatttctttttttaattatcttctAATTTTTCCCTTCTTTATTATTCATTCCAGAGTGTTACTCTCTCTACCACCACACAATTCTCCTTATACCTCCCCACCTCCCAGCttttcttatttccaaaactaaccttatctaaatatttattttttatttttatctattttaatttaaaacccTATTCTCATTCCCATTCCCATTCCCCACACCCTCACATAACCCCTTCCTTCCTCACATACCATTCCTCTCACTAAGTTccaattatttattctttttttccatTCTAGCTGTGACCTCCAATCCAACCACCACTTCTTCATCTCTAACCTCCCTCCAAACCATACCCTAGTAACCATCGTCACtaaaattctttctttctaattcaaatataaCTCCTCACGCCACTCACTCCTCTTCTTTCCTAAACCATACTACAACTCAATTTTACTCTTTATCTTCTCCATGACGTTCCGTAAACAAGCCACATCATGCAAAgtttccttttattttcattacatATACAA
Protein-coding sequences here:
- the LOC108342260 gene encoding uncharacterized protein LOC108342260, giving the protein MASFTPPSPFSLNFSTFSLKPKPKFKPHSLPSLFAKPRNLTVNSIDVSKEDTTPTSTPTPTPTPTPEPAAENLDPRRLEEKFAVLNTGIYECRSCGYKYDEAVGDPSYPIAPGFQFEKLPDDWRCPTCGAAQSFFESKSVQIAGFAQNQQYGLGGNSLTSGQKTILIYGTLLLFFALFLGGYFLQ